The Actinomycetota bacterium genome includes a region encoding these proteins:
- a CDS encoding cell wall-binding repeat-containing protein, with protein AFPDALAGGVFCGLAGHPLLLTEPWRVSPYIEARLDPFDGVDPGEDYCGAGTEGLTRAYVFGGAGAVWPATLTAFDQLTGARF; from the coding sequence GCGTTCCCCGACGCGCTGGCCGGCGGCGTCTTCTGCGGCCTCGCCGGGCATCCGCTGCTGCTCACCGAGCCGTGGCGTGTCTCGCCGTACATCGAGGCGCGGCTCGACCCGTTCGACGGCGTCGACCCGGGCGAGGACTACTGCGGCGCCGGGACCGAGGGCCTGACCCGCGCGTACGTCTTCGGCGGCGCGGGCGCGGTCTGGCCGGCCACGCTCACGGCGTTCGACCAGCTGACGGGCGCGAGGTTCTAG